A single Euwallacea similis isolate ESF13 chromosome 1, ESF131.1, whole genome shotgun sequence DNA region contains:
- the LOC136413982 gene encoding uncharacterized protein, which produces MVKSLKKVNTKSPKDPPSVKKLSKASSKTSAGTSSTPVKGTKKRPLSTKPVVKKKTLLNDNSMCSEDLPTFNTEPIRKKQKLTKTFEKYGVIVPSLEEILVEQEQIREYKEQVQRAMKLKKLNFTALTILTNVRRSERISDQVSKAIPLDCKHLALEKITWYFNKYMPVRKIINRKFTSRRQKQYYFKKNGISQNGPYLDLEYSSTSMVFTFEQVDHMANLMKNRFESENINIQYLCQILISELCFKIFMDVHNMDRQQAKTFFDKCPFI; this is translated from the coding sequence ATGGTTAAGTCGCTAAAAAAGGTGAATACAAAAAGTCCTAAGGATCCACCCAGTGTAAAAAAGTTGTCCAAGGCCTCTTCAAAGACTTCTGCAGGTACTAGTTCAACTCCCGTTAAAGGCACTAAGAAACGACCCCTCAGTACTAAACCTGtcgtaaaaaagaaaactcttCTTAATGATAACTCTATGTGCAGTGAAGATTTGCCTACATTCAACACAGAGCCGATTAGAAAGAAACAAAAgttaacaaaaacatttgaaaagtATGGAGTCATTGTGCCTTCTTTGGAAGAAATTTTAGTGGAACAAGAGCAAATTCGAGAATACAAGGAGCAAGTACAACGAGCAATGAAGCTAAAAAAGCTCAATTTCACAGCATTAACAATCCTTACAAATGTAAGGAGAAGTGAAAGAATTAGTGACCAAGTATCTAAAGCTATACCATTAGACTGTAAGCATCTAGCATTAGAGAAGATTACTTGgtactttaataaatatatgcctgtgagaaaaattatcaatagaaaATTTACTTCAAGGAGACAAAAAcagtattattttaaaaagaatggAATTTCACAGAATGGACCTTATCTTGATTTGGAATACAGTTCAACCAGTATGGTATTTACATTTGAACAAGTGGATCACATGgctaatttgatgaaaaatcgCTTTGAGTCTGagaatataaatatacaatatttatgTCAGATTTTAATATCAGaactttgtttcaaaatttttatggatGTTCACAATATGGACAGGCAACAAGCCAAAACCTTCTTTGACAAGTGTCCTTTTATCTAG